One Mycolicibacterium parafortuitum DNA segment encodes these proteins:
- a CDS encoding DUF952 domain-containing protein, with product MGSQPDVLVHLCTEQEWAAAQRTGSHEPDSLRTVGFVHLSSPAQVHLPANRLYAGRSDLVLLRIDPARVGSPVRWEPGVPTDPDGMVFPHLYGSLPAEAVISVTTYRPDDDGRFAPLDA from the coding sequence ATGGGTTCGCAGCCAGACGTCCTCGTCCACCTGTGCACCGAACAGGAGTGGGCTGCCGCCCAGCGCACCGGATCTCACGAACCGGACTCGCTGCGGACCGTCGGTTTCGTGCATCTGTCGAGTCCAGCGCAGGTGCACCTGCCGGCGAACCGGCTCTACGCCGGCCGTTCCGATCTGGTGCTGCTACGCATCGATCCCGCACGCGTGGGCTCTCCTGTCCGCTGGGAGCCGGGGGTCCCGACCGATCCCGATGGCATGGTGTTCCCACATCTGTACGGTTCTCTACCTGCCGAAGCTGTGATCAGTGTCACCACATACCGGCCGGACGACGACGGCCGATTCGCGCCGCTCGACGCGTGA
- a CDS encoding DUF7455 domain-containing protein, giving the protein MTATLTSPELTKADRCDRCGAAARVRAKLPSGGELLFCQHHANEHEARLIELAAVIEVSPLQP; this is encoded by the coding sequence ATGACCGCAACGCTCACCAGCCCTGAATTGACCAAGGCTGATCGCTGCGACCGTTGTGGGGCCGCGGCCCGGGTACGGGCCAAGCTTCCCTCGGGTGGTGAGTTGCTGTTCTGCCAGCATCACGCCAACGAGCACGAGGCCAGGCTCATCGAGCTCGCCGCGGTCATCGAAGTGAGCCCGCTGCAGCCGTAG
- a CDS encoding YihY/virulence factor BrkB family protein, with translation MSDQTALPPGRPPAKARPSRHHIRHITARTLGKSWDDSIFSESAQAAFWCALSLPPLLLGMLGSLAYIAPLFGPDTLPTIENQLISLAGRFFSPNVVGEIIEPTVRDIVQGARGEVVSLGFVISLWAGSSAISAFVDSITEAHDQTPLRHPVRQRFYALGLYVVMLIGAIITAPFLALGPRKVAEFIPDSWDTGLRFAYYPVLFVALVIAVNILYRVSLPKPLPTHRLLLGSVLAAVVFLIATWGLRVYLTWITSTGYTYGALATPIAFLLFAFFLGFAIMIGAELNAAIEEEWPAPDTHATRLRFWLKAKAESRNGNGSGATS, from the coding sequence ATGAGTGACCAGACAGCGTTGCCGCCGGGACGGCCTCCCGCGAAAGCCAGGCCATCGCGCCACCACATCCGGCACATCACCGCCCGAACGTTGGGCAAAAGCTGGGACGATTCGATTTTTTCCGAGTCGGCTCAGGCTGCCTTCTGGTGCGCGCTGTCACTGCCACCACTGCTGCTGGGCATGCTCGGCAGCCTCGCCTACATCGCCCCCCTGTTCGGCCCGGACACACTGCCGACCATCGAGAACCAGCTCATCAGCCTCGCGGGAAGGTTCTTCTCCCCCAACGTCGTCGGCGAGATCATCGAACCGACGGTGCGCGACATCGTCCAAGGCGCCCGGGGCGAGGTGGTCTCGCTCGGTTTCGTGATCTCGTTGTGGGCGGGCTCATCGGCGATCTCGGCGTTCGTCGACTCGATCACCGAAGCCCACGACCAGACACCGCTGCGACACCCGGTCCGGCAGCGCTTCTACGCGCTCGGCCTCTACGTGGTGATGCTGATCGGCGCCATCATCACCGCGCCGTTTCTGGCACTCGGTCCGCGCAAGGTCGCGGAGTTCATCCCCGACAGCTGGGACACCGGCCTGCGCTTCGCCTACTACCCAGTGCTGTTCGTCGCGCTGGTGATCGCGGTGAACATCCTCTACAGGGTGTCGCTTCCGAAACCGCTGCCGACGCACCGGCTTCTGCTCGGATCGGTGCTCGCCGCGGTCGTCTTCCTGATCGCGACCTGGGGCCTGCGGGTGTACCTGACGTGGATCACCAGCACCGGATACACGTACGGCGCGCTCGCGACGCCGATCGCTTTCCTGCTGTTCGCGTTCTTCCTCGGCTTCGCGATCATGATCGGCGCCGAACTGAATGCCGCCATCGAAGAGGAATGGCCCGCGCCCGACACCCACGCCACCCGGCTGCGGTTCTGGCTCAAGGCCAAAGCCGAATCACGCAACGGGAATGGCAGCGGCGCTACGTCTTGA
- a CDS encoding DUF3039 domain-containing protein yields the protein MDTQTIERTDTDERVDDGTDNDTPKFFHYVKKDKIAESAVMGTHVVALCGEVFPVTRSAKPGSPVCPDCKRIYEQLKT from the coding sequence ATGGACACCCAGACGATCGAACGCACCGACACCGACGAACGCGTCGACGACGGGACTGACAACGACACTCCCAAGTTCTTCCACTACGTCAAGAAGGACAAGATCGCCGAAAGCGCGGTGATGGGCACCCACGTCGTCGCGTTGTGCGGCGAGGTGTTCCCGGTGACCCGTTCGGCGAAGCCGGGTTCCCCGGTGTGCCCCGACTGCAAGCGGATCTACGAACAGCTCAAGACGTAG
- a CDS encoding DUF3099 domain-containing protein: MRDSELSFDDEGRPVLITRAALAYEEQHRQRVRKYLTLMAFRIPALVLAAVAYSIWHNGLISLAIIVVSIPLPWMAVLIANDRPPRSAEEPRRYDAPRRIPLFPTAERPAIEQHHPGAPQPGSRDARGETAG; the protein is encoded by the coding sequence GTGCGTGACTCCGAACTGAGTTTCGACGACGAGGGCCGCCCGGTTCTGATCACCCGGGCCGCGCTCGCCTACGAGGAACAGCACCGCCAACGGGTCCGGAAGTACCTGACGCTGATGGCGTTCCGGATCCCGGCACTGGTGCTGGCCGCCGTCGCCTACAGCATCTGGCACAACGGCTTGATCTCGCTGGCGATCATCGTGGTCTCGATCCCGTTGCCGTGGATGGCGGTGCTGATCGCCAACGACCGGCCGCCGCGCAGCGCCGAGGAGCCCCGCCGCTACGACGCACCCCGCAGGATCCCGTTGTTCCCGACGGCCGAGCGCCCCGCTATCGAGCAGCACCATCCCGGCGCGCCGCAACCAGGCAGCCGCGATGCGCGCGGTGAGACCGCCGGCTGA
- a CDS encoding sigma-70 family RNA polymerase sigma factor codes for MANATTSRIDQDLDAQSPAADLVRVYLNGIGKTALLNAADEVELAKRIEAGLYAQHLLATKKRLGENRKRDLAAVVRDGEAARRHLLEANLRLVVSLAKRYTGRGMPLLDLIQEGNLGLIRAMEKFDYAKGFKFSTYATWWIRQAITRGMADQSRTIRLPVHLVEQVNKLARIKREMHQNLGREATDEELAEESGIPVEKITDLLEHSRDPVSLDMPVGSDEEAPLGDFIEDAEAMSAENAVISELLHTDIRYVLATLDEREQQVIRLRFGLDDGQPRTLDQIGKLFGLSRERVRQIEREVMAKLRNGERADRLRSYAS; via the coding sequence ATGGCAAATGCCACCACCAGCCGCATCGACCAAGATCTGGATGCTCAAAGCCCCGCCGCTGACCTGGTGCGCGTATACCTGAACGGCATCGGAAAGACCGCTCTGCTCAACGCCGCCGACGAAGTCGAGCTGGCCAAGCGGATCGAGGCCGGTCTCTACGCGCAGCATCTGCTGGCGACGAAGAAGCGATTGGGCGAAAACCGCAAGCGTGACCTCGCTGCGGTGGTTCGAGACGGTGAGGCGGCGCGGCGGCATCTGCTGGAGGCGAACCTCCGGCTGGTGGTGTCGCTGGCCAAGCGCTACACCGGGCGCGGTATGCCGCTGCTGGATCTGATCCAGGAGGGCAACCTGGGCCTGATCCGCGCGATGGAGAAGTTCGACTACGCCAAGGGATTCAAGTTCTCGACGTACGCGACGTGGTGGATCCGACAGGCCATCACCCGAGGCATGGCCGACCAGAGCCGCACCATCCGGCTGCCCGTCCACCTGGTCGAGCAGGTCAACAAGCTCGCGCGGATCAAACGCGAGATGCATCAGAACCTGGGCCGTGAGGCCACCGACGAGGAACTCGCCGAGGAATCCGGCATCCCGGTGGAGAAGATCACCGACCTGCTCGAGCACAGCCGCGACCCGGTGAGCCTCGACATGCCCGTCGGCAGCGACGAGGAGGCCCCGCTGGGCGACTTCATCGAAGACGCCGAGGCCATGTCGGCGGAGAACGCGGTGATCTCCGAGCTCCTGCACACCGACATCCGCTACGTGCTGGCCACGCTCGACGAGCGCGAGCAGCAGGTCATCCGGCTGCGCTTCGGCCTCGACGACGGCCAGCCGCGCACGCTCGACCAGATCGGCAAGCTGTTCGGGCTGTCCCGTGAGCGGGTCCGCCAGATCGAGCGCGAAGTTATGGCCAAGCTCCGCAACGGTGAGCGCGCCGACCGGCTCCGCTCCTACGCCAGCTGA
- a CDS encoding metal-dependent transcriptional regulator, translating into MNDLVDTTEMYLRTIYDLEEEGVIPLRARIAERLEQSGPTVSQTVSRMERDGLLHVAGDRHLELTDKGRALAVAVMRKHRLAERLLVDVIGLPWEEVHAEACRWEHVMSVDVERRLVQVLNNPTTSPFGNPIPGLSELGVGDDLSDEALSLVRLTELPAGMPVAVVVRQLTEHVQGDVELIARLKDAGVVPNARVTVETNDHGGVMIVIPGHEQVELPHEMAHAVKVEKV; encoded by the coding sequence ATGAACGATCTAGTCGATACCACCGAGATGTATCTGCGGACGATCTACGACCTCGAGGAAGAGGGCGTGATCCCACTGCGCGCGCGCATCGCGGAGCGTCTCGAGCAGAGTGGCCCCACCGTCAGCCAGACCGTCTCCCGGATGGAACGCGACGGCCTGCTTCACGTCGCCGGTGACCGGCATCTCGAACTGACCGACAAGGGCCGCGCGCTCGCGGTCGCGGTGATGCGCAAGCACCGGCTCGCCGAGCGCCTTCTCGTCGACGTCATCGGTCTGCCGTGGGAGGAAGTGCACGCCGAGGCCTGCCGCTGGGAGCACGTGATGAGCGTCGACGTCGAACGGCGCCTCGTGCAGGTCCTCAACAACCCCACCACCTCTCCGTTCGGCAATCCCATCCCGGGCCTGTCCGAGCTCGGTGTCGGCGACGATCTCAGCGACGAGGCACTGAGCCTGGTCCGGCTCACCGAACTACCCGCCGGCATGCCCGTCGCGGTGGTGGTGCGCCAGCTGACCGAGCACGTGCAGGGCGACGTCGAGCTGATCGCCCGGCTCAAGGACGCCGGCGTCGTGCCGAATGCCCGTGTGACGGTGGAGACCAACGACCACGGCGGCGTCATGATCGTCATCCCCGGCCACGAGCAGGTCGAGTTGCCGCACGAGATGGCCCACGCGGTCAAGGTCGAAAAGGTCTGA